The Andrena cerasifolii isolate SP2316 chromosome 14, iyAndCera1_principal, whole genome shotgun sequence genome contains a region encoding:
- the LOC143376184 gene encoding uncharacterized protein LOC143376184 encodes MPGIRRLLLVLACLGFVMIDALQATIDAPRTLSRSKRYLIFPEGSNVQLVFCLTIGTYAAENDVVMGMTAALAWELPSKVDAKISELLHRKSRSVVFPKIEAFLQSTGLDGRACVMRAVCEAAQRDPSKLGEGTFVQELLHAVFALPKDGGRFERREDRGYDHAHQATENCERLYPSCQHSIYEVDF; translated from the exons ATGCCAGGCATCCGACGTCTCCTCCTCGTTCTCGCGTGCCTCGGTTTCGTGATGATCGACGCGCTCCAGGCCACGATCGACGCCCCCAGGACGCTCTCCAGGAGCAAGAGATACTTGATCTTCCCGGAAGGCAGCAACGTGCAG CTGGTGTTTTGCCTGACAATCGGAACGTACGCCGCGGAGAACGACGTGGTGATGGGCATGACGGCCGCTTTGGCGTGGGAGCTGCCGAGCAAAGTCGACGCCAAAATATCGGAATTGCTTCACCGTAAGAGCCGGAGCGTCGTGTTCCCGAAAATAGAGGCTTTCCTGCAATC CACCGGCCTCGACGGCAGGGCCTGCGTGATGAGGGCGGTCTGCGAGGCGGCCCAAAGGGATCCCTCGAAACTTGGAGAAGGCACCTTCGTCCAGGAGCTGCTGCACGCCGTCTTCGC GCTGCCCAAAGACGGAGGAAGGTTCGAGCGACGGGAGGATCGAGGTTACGACCACGCGCACCAGGCCACCGAAAATTGCGAGAGGCTGTACCCGAGCTGCCAGCACTCCATTTACGAGGTAGACTTCTGA
- the LOC143376467 gene encoding uncharacterized protein LOC143376467 gives MPPTCPLFLVRLVKFLCLLDIVASTKPTSDTIQRSRRAFDAKYLVFPQGSNVQLVYCLTVSTYSKPAGFFTMGVTAGQAWELPSDSMDFRKYPPAAYHRRSRRQLYRKLESLLGTQGKDGRACVLKAICQAAARNRTNAARASFLQEILHAVFTLSESFDDSDSVTEYERAYFWGESCAEMEDRCPSVF, from the exons ATGCCGCCGACGTGCCCGTTGTTCCTCGTTCGATTAGTCAAATTCCTCTGTCTGCTTGACATCGTGGCTTCGACGAAACCGACCAGCGACACCATCCAGAGATCCAGAAGGGCCTTCGACGCCAAGTACCTGGTGTTTCCACAGGGGAGCAACGTTCAA CTAGTGTACTGCCTGACCGTGAGCACCTACTCCAAGCCCGCCGGTTTCTTCACAATGGGGGTGACCGCCGGTCAGGCATGGGAGCTGCCCAGCGACAGCATGGACTTCCGCAAATATCCACCGGCTGCCTACCATCGTCGCAGCAGGAGGCAGCTGTACCGCAAGCTGGAGTCGCTGCTCGGGAC TCAGGGCAAGGACGGAAGGGCCTGCGTCCTCAAGGCGATCTGCCAGGCTGCCGCGCGGAATCGAACGAACGCGGCCAGGGCCAGCTTCCTCCAAGAGATTCTGCACGCTGTGTTCAC GCTATCCGAGAGCTTCGACGACAGCGATTCGGTGACCGAGTACGAGAGAGCTTATTTCTGGGGCGAGAGCTGCGCCGAGATGGAggacaggtgtccgagcgtctTCTAG